Genomic DNA from Misgurnus anguillicaudatus chromosome 18, ASM2758022v2, whole genome shotgun sequence:
gacgttagggttagagttgggtttgggttaggatgtcacattaactattggtttatactatttttttccgGACTTTTAAACAATTctcgcctgacgttagggttagagttaggttagggttaggatgtcacttacAGAAAGtctttctaaccccaaacccacgcgaaaatggtaagaaaataggaaaaacaattgagtgaccaatacgtgaaactgacacggaaaagaaagtctgtgttacagacacggaaaaatgcagagatccctgacaatgacacggataaatgagcaaaatattctgtgactacCTGTATAACACGGAAAAGTGTGAGATCAGGTTATGCAGCTTTACAACTGGGTTGTTTTAAGCCATGCTTGGGTataatatggacaaacccaactgttggtttaaattatgaaaatatccacatttaaccTAACCATTGGttgaaacaacacagcattgtgttaatgttttatttgacTCCAAAGTGGGTTAAAACCATTCCAGTATAGCTTAAATTACAACAAAAcaagttgggtttgtccctttttgacccagtgctgggttaaaaataacctagTATTTTTAGTGTACACTTCAAGATACTCCTTTAACAAGATACTTAGTTTTACAGCAAGTAAATCTAAACATagttaaaaaatttatatttttgtcttccTTTGTCAATTTTTGTTTAATGCATTatgcctacactgtaaaaaagaaatgcatgaatgaaactaaacttggttatgcaagtcaattccacctactattttaagttttgacttgtgataagttgacatacaGAACAAGTTGGAATTGTTTAACGTACTTTGTTAAGTTACACTACAATGTATGTACAACAGCATGTGATGCACTTTTAATAGTTATATAAATCTAATATATTTCTAAAAGCAAATTTCttgcatttaaacatttttgttgtgGCTTACAAGATACATGTAAACAAATTTGATTAGTGTTTTGTATGGCTACATATccattgtttaattaaaaacacCTCACAGTTACAGTATATATCAATTAATGCCTAATGTCTATGTTTTAGTATAGAGAAATATTACTTAACATACACACAGTATACACAGTCCCACTAATATATTCTGCTGTACACTCCAACCAAACAAAAACTTGGTACTTACCCTCTTCacaatgtttttctttgtttctgAATTTTGTGATGTTTCCAAgcaaataaagttaaaagttGTATCTCTTAAATGTCTTGTGTTGTATACTTGACACCTGCCTGCactgaaatcttttttttagCAGCCTGGAAGGAGAGGCCTTTAACTGTCACCCCACACCCGACTGCTAGAGTTTGTTTCTGGACCATACACGTGATATGCAGGGTGCAAAATATTTTAACCTCTTAGCGTGGTTGCTCTTGAAGTAGTAGACACAAGTTAAGGTCTGGGGAACAGAGCAGTAATGTAACGACCAACAGTCCTTCTGAGTATATATGCTTGTGGAAATGGCTTAATATTGTAGACTTTAAATATTGAATATTATAAACAAGTATTAagcaaacacattttgaaatgctGCTATCAGTAAATGGTTGGACTTCCCTTCCTACATGTAGTTTTGCTAAGTTTGTAATTAGGTTAAATAGTCAGCCTGTATTTGTTGTGTCAGGTTACAGATGTGCCAAGGCTACGAGACAAACAAGACATTGTGTGAATACCTGTTCTTTATTTATAGTCAAAGCTGTTATGTTTAGTTCAAGTGGTTGCACAATGAAGGTTATCAACTTTCATGCTTTCTGATTTGGCGGAtataaaaacttgttttcaCATGTCATTTCACAATAATtgatgaataataaaaaaataaaaacattatttaatgaACAGGGTTGTTTTTAAGGTGTGAGATGAGAGACACCTTTTGCACAGACGCTGTAAACAAACTTGACTGACCTAAATTGTTTTGCTTGCATTAGCTGTTTTAAAAGTAATTCTTTATGTTTCTATTTAATGCTTTCATGAAAGACAGAAGTTcacatcaaaacaaaacaacaacatggTGGCACAGGTTATATTTTcagtgtatatttatatgtCTTGTgaaagcatttaaatgatggcCGGCTAATTATAGAGCTTACCACAGTTATAAACATGGGTAAGTAATGTGATCTTTAAAACTCAAATGATTTAAGTTCTCGTGAATGACAGTGTTTTCTTTTgcaaaaagaatcaaaaaaccACAATATATACAGGAAAAATTTACAGTAATATTGACAAATCTCGGAGCTTAAAGCTGATTCATACACAAAGCTGTACAACAATTCTCTATTTACTGTACATTATAAATTTTATTCATCCTGCAGCCATCGTTGACTCCAAACTGAGGCTGTGTGGAATGGACGTCCAGAGTGTGCGCTTCAAACCTTGTTTTGTATCAGGATGCAGGCCACtcagccatcaaaacacagaaaatacatcattttacaaatttccacAGGACAATGAACCTTCagaaatcataaattgttaaaattacaaGGGACACTACCCGATTTAAGATGATAATAGTCTGTTGTGTACATAATATCTGTTTTGGATATTAGCCTGTTGGCCAATGCTAATTTCACATGTTGTAATACACCAATATAGTGCAACAATACAatattttacactgtaaaaaaaatctgtagaaattacagtattactggcagctggtaacttactgtagattttacatttatgttatttactggcaacagtttgttcaaagttaaatgaacatgaaacatttacagtctttatcttttacagtaagttactggcaacagctgcataattacagctaattttttttacagtgtatgaaaaCAACTAAGAGTATGTCCCATGTATTTTCTCCGTTATGTTTTTTCAGCACATGAACATTGACTTAATAGCGTGTGATTGACTTGATAAcaagctacactgtaaaaaaattccctAGAAATGACAGtgttactggcagctggttgtcAGCCACTGTattgtaaatttaaatgtatgttattcactggcaagagtttggtcaaagttaaataaacattaaatatttaacaagtctttatctttacagaataaaaccatacAACAACAGCCTTATGCAGAGCATTCTGGGAACTAGAAaccatcatcaacctttttcagttttttgcttcagattttgtttcccagaatgctttgcttgatgctgttattttagttttactctgtaaagacaaagacgaCTTAATGTGaaatgttgatttaacttttaacaaaatgttgccagcaaATAACATACATTCAAATCCACGGCAAGccaccggcaaccagctgcaagcaACACTGCAATTTCTACTAGAAATTAATCCTGTGGTTCTGGTCAATGTGCTTAAAAAACTTACCGAAGAAAAGTTTTTAACGTATTCATGCCTTGCGGTTTTTGTAATCTGTACAATTGGAGTTATGTACTTAGTTATAAGactagtgtttttaaaaaaaagtaagcaTGCTTACAACATTAGAAATTAGTGATTAGGCAACAGGCTAATAACAAAACCATTGGCGGCCGGCGACTTCTTTATTCGAGGGtgcttgatgcgaagttcgtcacaacatgtatgtgtgtggcatatttcaaaatatgtgttctgcccATCGAGCGATACCATGTGCAtcataagtgcctgctgcagacccgtccaaagggtttatgacaaaagagacgctcgcgtttgccagatacttgcataatctcatgcgtaatcagagtttactgttaagggagtctcttacttttttttttacgtgagcgtctcttttatcataaacggttttgacgtgtgtgcagcaggcacttattttgacaaaacacatgatgcacatggttcacacgatgcaacaaacacatattttgaaaacacgaccaacacacatgacactccgaacacttattttgaatttgctcCCCTCGTATAAGCAGTCACGGGCCGCCACTGAACAAAACGCTACTCCCATCTCAAAATCAGGTCATATGTCACTTCTTATTTTAACAATGCATTATTTCTGTGGAAATTTGTTAAATGAtgctgtaaaaaagtaaaaaaatgcagctgTTTGGCAATTACTTACTatagatttaaatatatgtaatttACTGGCAACACTTGGTTCCAAGTCAAACGAACACCAAACATCAACAAGTCTTTATCctcacagaacaaaaccataaaataacggCCTCATGCAGAGCATTCTGGAAaacagaaatcctcatcaacctttttcattTTTGCCCCTTTAAATTTTGACTCCCAGAATGCTCTGCATAAGACCGCCACttcagttttattctgtaaagataaagactttaatgtttaatgtttatttaactttgaacaaactgttgccagtaaataatttaaatctacagtaagttactagcaaacagctgccagtaaaTTTGTACAGAAATTTGTAACAGtgtgtattttctgtgttttgatggcCGAACGACCAGCATCCCAGTAGAAACAATACATTCAAAGCTCTGGACGTCCATTCCTCACAGCCCAGCCCCGGAACCAACATGACGGCAGGCTGAACAAAGCGTATTTAATGACTAATTTACATTAACATCACTCTGTACATCTTGATCATATTCAAGCAATcattaaagggatggttcacccaaaaatgaaaattcattttttgctcaccctcaagttccaaacctgtatacatttatttgttttgatgaacacaaggAAGATATTAGTAATCAAGTAggaaacaggagcaccattgacttgtATAGTAGGATAGTCAAatcctatggaagtcaatggtgctcaaaaatgctttggttacaaacattgctcaaaatatcttcctttgtgttcagcagtaCACAGAGCTCATacaggttttgaacaacatgatcatttttgggtgaactatccctttaagaatgtAAACATTCAATACATGGCACCCTCAAATGATTCTCGTTCATAGATCAAAAACTTGATTATTCTCCTGGGGAGAGGAAGAGCCGGTATACGCCTCAGTCTGTGTACTCCCACTTGTTGCCGAATCTTCAGTCTGCTCAGGTGCATCAAGGTGCAAGGAGAAACTGAAATAGAGAACATGTAAACCTACGTACCTCAATAATCAAGCAAATCTTGCAAATTAACCAATAACAAATAAACAGTATTCTTACCAGTTTTATCTTTAATAAGTGCCCAATCTCTGTTGCTGTCTAGATGTTCAGCCACTCTAGAGCAAAGTTTTACATGGCCCACATAGTCAAGCAACATGTCAATGATGGGTCCTACGCAGTGGCTGATCAATGGAGCAGAAAGGATCTCACAAaactgttaataaaataaataaaaattaattaattcaaAAGTATaggaaaatggatttaaatatgataaaaaaatcCTCTACCTGTAAACAGTCATCAGATGGCTCATCATATAAATAATACAATGTTTCTCTTGTGTTTCGTCTTGTTTTTATTGGAGGATGAGGATTATTTCCATACTGACAACTAAAACATGCCACTGCATCACAGCCATTGTCCAGGACGTACTTCATCATTGCCAAATAGTTCACGCAAAAAACTAACACTGCCGGGAAGGTAGTGGGATGAGTTGGTAGTAAGGCGTTGACATTTGCACCATACTTAATCAGCAACATCACCATTTCTATGCATGCTTTCCTCGCTGCCACTAGAAGAGGATTGAAGATGTCCAGGTTTGGGTCAGCGCCCGCTTCTAACAGCATGCTGGCTGCCTCTAGGTTTCTGTTCACCACAGCCGAGTACAGAGCGGTGCTGCGGCGATCTTCATACATCTTCGACCAACTATCTGACAGTGTTGCGTTGACATCATACCCAGCTTCGATTAAAGTTTCTAGAACATCATCTCTGTTACGTTCTGCTGCAAAGTGGAGGGGACTAATGCCACACCATCCTACTTTGGCTCTACTGGTTTCAGGGATTAGCATGGCAACAATTCTGGGACAGAAGAGAAGTTGAGACAAATCAATCCATGGATATTTTAAGCCATAAAAGCTCAGGAACATGCCATAGGTATTATAGTACAAACCTGTTATGACCATTTTTTGCTGCGACATGAATAGGAAGCAATCCAGTCTTGTTGGCTTTGTTAACGTCAGCATTTTTCGACAAAAGGACCTTAACAATTTCAGTATGGCCATTCTTAGAAGCTTCAAACAGTGCAGTTGCACCATCATTCGCCTGGGTATTGACATTTTCatctaaagaacaaaaaagttaatgttaggcacaatatgtaatttttGCCACTAAAGGTCACTAAAATGATGAAGAAGTGAAAATGCTTGGAATGATGGGTGTCGTAGTCGTCGCTCTCACTGTTGACAGGAATCAATCCAACCGGACTCACAAATAATGTTCATGGATGAcataataatgatgataatgCATAGTACAACAATATATGAACAATctataaaacaatatatgaggagctcagatgcaaaagccgctaaacgccacctccgtcaaaatTAGAAAATGATGTTGACCAAATGTTCTTGGCATGTATTAAATATTCATCAAATACCTTcgcttcaaatccgcttaatccagTTCAGAAATACTGTGTTGTTGTCCGCTAAACGTCACGTCGATTCGTTGTCAGAATCCGCTAAATGCCACGTCGGCTTTGTGCACTTGTCCCTAAGTCCACAAAAGATGAATTTGTTGAATGTTGACATGCAAAACGACCACGGATCACATTTAAACTTGAGTTTCTTGTGAGTACTTCCTGAATACAACCCGTCACGTGGACCACAACtcccctaatgtgtggttcagtttcttaaTTTGTACAatctgactttcatcatttgcagtGTTTTTAGTTGCATCTTTGATTTTGACGAATCTTTACCAATAAGTTTTGCATGtgcttagagggttttgcagctaaagacagtcaaatttgttaataaaagtAATACTCCAGCGAATAaagaaaattaccccatgatttactcaccctcaagccatcctcgATGTACATGATTATCTTTTTTTCTCAGATGAACACAATTAGAGttatatacaaaaaatgtcCTTGATCCTCCAAGCTTTAAAACCGTAGTAAACAGGGACCAGGGTCTAACATCTGACTTTGAAGCCtgaaaaagtgcatccatccttcccAGACGTGatccacatggctccagggGTTTAATAAAGGCATTCTGAGGTTAatcgatgcgattttgtaagaaaaaaaattctaaaatatTTAGAAAGTATAATAGCTTCCGTTGGCGGCCAATGCACATGCCCAGAGTTTTAGCACAGGACGCAGCGTACGATGCGTAGTGGCGAACGCGCAGACACAGGGGAGATACCAAAGCAACGCCAGTCACGAATAAGAAGTCTAAAGGATTTAAAGAAAATAGCAAAGGATTTCAATATAAAGTGTATTGAGTAATCCCTCGCTGTAGCTAAAACAACTCGCAATGCACGGTTCTCGCGAGAGTCTGTTCTCAATGGATCTTACGCATTGTACGCTACGCATTGgccgctaccggaagctagttattatagttattaTAACTCCTCATATATAACACTGTGCtagtgttatttttaaaaaaaatatgtacaacAGTGATTCTTACCTTTTGAAAGTAGAAGGTTAAGCACATCGACAGCACCACACTGAGCGGCCGTAAACACAGAATCAATGCCATaaatatttttggcttttggaTTTGCCCCTGCTTGTAGCAACATCTTACAAATCTCTAAGTTTATGTGCCCCACTGCTTCATGTAGTGGAGTTCCACCTTGAACACAGGCTTTGTTCGGTGAGGCTCCAAACTTCAAAAGAACCCTCACTATTGCTTCATTCCCTTTCTCACATGCTATAAGAAATCAGTTACACAGTTATTGATACATTAGCAATCCGTAACAGTTTTTTGAGTTCAATACAAACAAAAATCAGTTATTGAGTAAGGAGAAAAAATCTGCGTATTTTCTTACCTTACCACAATGGTAaccttataataatgatttataatttgagTGGCCA
This window encodes:
- the asb2a.2 gene encoding ankyrin repeat and SOCS box protein 2, yielding MAVARMPMAASRTRNENEDDYSAYANMSDEELLQLAIERSLADSNFTPRQNQQIHSHVMPSTSSATQRTPRNPNPCSLHVTASANPPSQNHCQKISRDSSNHIFNTTEDKVIAWTRYNGHLRVTVEPVDDLDPFLSAIWKGNAKALEEMIPSRLHILDEPNKEGSIPLHECAFYGHVECLKILLDARPDTINKRMNKNQTALYVAVSRKHFSCVDYLLRQGADPNLANSQWETPLIKACEKGNEAIVRVLLKFGASPNKACVQGGTPLHEAVGHINLEICKMLLQAGANPKAKNIYGIDSVFTAAQCGAVDVLNLLLSKDENVNTQANDGATALFEASKNGHTEIVKVLLSKNADVNKANKTGLLPIHVAAKNGHNRIVAMLIPETSRAKVGWCGISPLHFAAERNRDDVLETLIEAGYDVNATLSDSWSKMYEDRRSTALYSAVVNRNLEAASMLLEAGADPNLDIFNPLLVAARKACIEMVMLLIKYGANVNALLPTHPTTFPAVLVFCVNYLAMMKYVLDNGCDAVACFSCQYGNNPHPPIKTRRNTRETLYYLYDEPSDDCLQFCEILSAPLISHCVGPIIDMLLDYVGHVKLCSRVAEHLDSNRDWALIKDKTVSPCTLMHLSRLKIRQQVGVHRLRRIPALPLPRRIIKFLIYERESFEGAMY